One stretch of Balneola sp. MJW-20 DNA includes these proteins:
- a CDS encoding site-2 protease family protein, which produces MSNEDLSQNIFADYEVVSSSEEQKNKPDLRTKLKHLGLFLLTFLFVTLSGANFVGFEPVLFPVAMPGTEDILRGLLFAVLFLGFLTTHEFGHYFAAVYHKVRVTLPYYIPLPVGIGTLGAVIRIKERVRKVTQLFDIGVAGPVAGFIVSLIILIIGFINLPEPEFMLNFAGHEELKEYIIETGEYPDFITDDNGEGVLTVGNTLLFSLMSSFADNMPPMWEMYHFPFLFAGWLGLFFTALNLMPVGQLDGGHILYSLIGYKKHKIVARIFFTGLTILAGIEMIPLLSDLLTQYLGFGLGSWFIWGSILYLVMQKAFRYDTVWINAMLAISLAVTLIYNFIFPPEQIGQGSLIWVVWTFITAFFIGVEHPPVQQEEELTFGRRVIGWISMLIFVLCISINPLFTS; this is translated from the coding sequence GGTTTCCAGTTCGGAAGAACAAAAAAATAAACCGGACCTCAGAACAAAACTGAAGCATCTGGGACTGTTCCTGCTCACGTTTCTTTTCGTGACATTATCAGGAGCCAACTTTGTAGGATTTGAACCTGTTCTCTTTCCTGTTGCCATGCCGGGTACAGAGGATATTCTTCGCGGACTACTTTTTGCAGTATTGTTTCTGGGTTTTCTTACCACTCACGAATTCGGTCATTATTTTGCAGCTGTTTATCATAAAGTGAGGGTAACCCTTCCATATTACATTCCGCTTCCTGTCGGGATCGGTACTCTCGGAGCGGTGATCCGGATCAAGGAAAGAGTCCGTAAAGTAACTCAGCTTTTTGATATTGGGGTAGCAGGACCTGTTGCAGGTTTTATCGTATCGCTGATCATTCTGATCATTGGTTTTATAAACCTTCCCGAACCTGAATTCATGCTTAATTTTGCCGGTCATGAAGAACTTAAAGAATACATAATTGAAACCGGAGAATATCCTGATTTTATTACAGATGACAACGGGGAAGGGGTCCTGACAGTCGGTAATACACTCCTCTTTTCCTTAATGTCATCTTTTGCGGACAATATGCCTCCGATGTGGGAGATGTATCATTTCCCCTTTTTATTTGCTGGATGGCTGGGCCTTTTCTTTACCGCCCTCAACCTTATGCCGGTAGGCCAGCTGGATGGCGGCCACATTCTTTATTCTCTGATCGGATATAAAAAGCACAAGATCGTTGCCCGGATCTTCTTTACCGGTCTTACCATCCTGGCCGGTATTGAAATGATCCCATTGCTTTCAGATCTCTTAACTCAGTATTTAGGATTTGGTTTAGGCAGCTGGTTTATCTGGGGAAGTATTTTATACCTGGTGATGCAGAAAGCTTTCCGGTACGATACCGTCTGGATCAATGCGATGCTGGCGATATCCCTGGCTGTTACACTTATTTATAATTTCATCTTTCCACCTGAACAGATCGGTCAGGGATCTTTGATCTGGGTGGTCTGGACCTTTATCACAGCCTTCTTTATCGGTGTGGAACATCCGCCGGTTCAGCAGGAAGAAGAATTAACCTTCGGACGACGTGTGATAGGATGGATAAGTATGCTTATATTTGTACTCTGTATTAGTATTAATCCCTTATTTACAAGTTAA
- the smpB gene encoding SsrA-binding protein SmpB, producing the protein MSESSSTPTIKNRKASHDYHIDETYEAGIVLQGTEVKSLRQGKASFTDTFAYLQKGEVWLRDLYIKPYEHGSYYNHDPRRPRKLLLSKKQIEELDKAISQKGYTIIPLKIYFKRGYAKVLLGLARGKKKYDKRESIKEKDIKKQIDRNVKGSYKINL; encoded by the coding sequence ATGAGTGAATCTAGCAGTACACCAACCATAAAAAACAGAAAAGCTTCTCACGATTATCATATCGATGAGACCTATGAGGCCGGTATTGTTTTACAAGGGACTGAAGTAAAGTCCCTCCGGCAGGGCAAAGCCAGCTTCACTGATACCTTTGCCTACCTTCAGAAAGGAGAGGTTTGGTTACGGGACCTCTATATCAAACCCTACGAACATGGTTCCTATTATAATCACGACCCTAGACGTCCACGTAAACTCTTGCTGAGCAAAAAGCAGATCGAAGAGCTTGATAAAGCTATTTCCCAGAAAGGCTACACAATCATACCGCTCAAGATATATTTCAAGAGAGGCTACGCAAAAGTACTCCTCGGTCTGGCCAGGGGTAAAAAGAAATATGATAAGAGAGAGTCGATCAAAGAGAAAGATATCAAGAAACAGATCGACCGGAATGTTAAAGGCTCCTACAAAATAAACCTTTAA
- a CDS encoding MgtC/SapB family protein, translated as MGPEIEIIWKLLSSVGVGALIGTERGWHGRKEDEGDRVAGIRTFSLVGLLGGIWAAVTPYTGEWILGLVFLGLSALIVVSYIYEIRVHESDDIGITTEVALLLTFALGAWASFGHQLEAIGCAVAVTAILSLKPLLHTWLRKVETEVIYAGIKLLVISAIILPVLPNKGFGPWGTLNPYWIWLMVVLISALSFLGYLLVRYFGENQGTTLTAIIGGLASSTAVTISLAEFARQKQHNAVRYLIAGVLVASSVMFVRVFTEVAIINPQLLYPVWIPLAVMLVLTSGCVLWLWIASNKEPEPNSPELELGNPLKLPTALKFGALLAVILVMATALQNWFGDQGIYLLALLSGLMDVDAITLSLSKMAYNEISSFVATMGIVIAVISNTLFKGGLFLFLAGFKKAKQLIWMMLLIAVGGILSSLFFIG; from the coding sequence ATGGGACCTGAAATTGAAATAATCTGGAAATTGCTTTCATCGGTAGGTGTAGGTGCCCTGATCGGGACCGAAAGAGGCTGGCATGGCAGGAAAGAGGATGAGGGAGACCGGGTAGCCGGTATCAGAACCTTCAGTCTGGTCGGGCTGCTGGGCGGTATCTGGGCGGCAGTTACCCCTTATACCGGAGAATGGATCCTCGGACTGGTCTTTTTGGGTCTGTCCGCCTTAATCGTAGTCTCATACATTTATGAGATTCGTGTCCATGAGAGTGATGATATAGGAATTACTACTGAAGTAGCTTTGCTGCTCACCTTTGCACTCGGTGCGTGGGCATCTTTCGGACATCAACTGGAAGCGATCGGATGTGCCGTAGCGGTTACCGCAATTTTAAGCCTTAAGCCTCTATTACATACATGGCTCAGAAAAGTGGAAACTGAAGTGATCTACGCCGGCATTAAATTACTGGTTATATCGGCGATCATTCTGCCTGTTTTACCCAATAAAGGATTCGGACCCTGGGGAACATTAAATCCATACTGGATCTGGCTTATGGTCGTACTAATATCAGCACTATCATTTCTGGGGTATTTGCTGGTCCGCTATTTCGGGGAAAATCAGGGTACTACTCTTACTGCTATAATTGGTGGATTAGCCTCTTCAACAGCCGTGACCATCAGCCTGGCAGAGTTTGCCCGACAGAAACAACATAATGCCGTTCGTTATCTAATTGCCGGTGTTCTTGTTGCGTCTTCAGTAATGTTTGTTAGAGTCTTTACTGAAGTTGCGATCATTAACCCACAGCTTCTTTACCCGGTCTGGATACCACTTGCTGTCATGCTGGTTCTGACATCAGGATGCGTGTTATGGCTCTGGATAGCATCAAATAAAGAACCGGAACCTAATAGCCCGGAACTTGAACTCGGGAACCCCCTAAAGCTGCCGACAGCATTAAAGTTTGGGGCATTGCTTGCAGTCATCCTTGTAATGGCAACTGCTCTACAGAATTGGTTCGGAGACCAAGGTATTTATCTACTTGCTTTATTATCGGGCCTGATGGATGTGGACGCGATCACTCTCTCCTTATCCAAAATGGCTTATAACGAAATTAGCAGTTTTGTTGCCACTATGGGGATCGTTATTGCCGTGATCTCAAATACCTTGTTCAAAGGAGGACTTTTTCTTTTTCTTGCCGGCTTCAAAAAGGCTAAACAACTGATATGGATGATGCTTTTAATCGCCGTAGGCGGAATCCTAAGTTCACTGTTCTTCATCGGGTAG